A genomic window from Daphnia magna isolate NIES linkage group LG9, ASM2063170v1.1, whole genome shotgun sequence includes:
- the LOC116930498 gene encoding LOW QUALITY PROTEIN: glutamate [NMDA] receptor subunit 1 (The sequence of the model RefSeq protein was modified relative to this genomic sequence to represent the inferred CDS: deleted 2 bases in 1 codon), whose amino-acid sequence MCQNFLEYQTYTFSVMSCLAVLFLALMIWFNALNTLALTLNPLIGKHLRTIWPRWSGNPKGLSGPLKGGVVLEYLAARFNFTYEMVRVAENRLEPPEKGKGLFSYLWDEQCDLLLQDVQPTFRRLQVVDMTLPWNYDYFSFLIPVHDEAANIDAVIKPFQWPVWIGLGISTVIVIVILFLIQRHLDDRDGLERDSTSNNGKNADSTRGHGQPGSQYLYVLGNLLSQSGPCTSRRLSFRLVAGVWTLAAFIFVQGYNSTLFTYVVAPVNQPLINSVYDIAESSDIVLLVKKAGTIDTLISNSNATGLYSKLRDRVNSFPHSRCTLVADCIRLVNPGSRKVFIDANIYHLDAIIEDFQSTKKCNLQLARDGFISIITTFALPKGSPFTKTISQGLLELHQTWTGIYGHWSLIKLYWDIWFRPMPGQCIENIKSGYSMPKNKHPPLSLKNLTGAFLVLLIGLCLSFLAFLGEKVAIFYN is encoded by the exons ATGTGCCAGAACTTCCTCGAGTACCAGACATACACGTTCTCCGTCATGTCTTGTTTAGCTGTGCTTTTCCTAGCTCTTATGATTTGGTTCAATGCACTAAATACGTTAGCATTGACGTTGAATCCGCTCATTGGTAAACATCTCCGAACCATCTGG CCGCGCTGGAGTGGTAATCCAAAAGGATTGTCAGGCCCACTTAAAGGAGGCGTGGTGCTCGAATACCTGGCAGCTCGTTTTAATTTCAC GTACGAGATGGTCAGAGTAGCAGAAAACCGTTTGGAGCCCCCAGAAAAGGGGAAAGGACTTTTCAGCTACTTGTGGGATGAA caATGTGATTTGCTACTGCAAGATGTACAGCCAACATTTCGGCGTCTGCAGGTTGTCGACATGACGCTGCCTTGGAATTATGactacttttcttttcttattcctGTTCACGACGAGGCCGCTAATATAGACGCAGTTATCAAACCTTTTCAATGGCCG GTATGGATTGGCCTTGGAATTTCCACGGTTATTGTCATCGTCATTCTGTTTTTGATTCAACGTCATCTGGATGACCGAGACGGTTTGGAACGGGATTCGACATCAAACAACGGAAAAAATGCTGATTCTACTAGAGGACACGGACAGCCAGGAAGCCAGTACCTCTACGTACTGGGCAATTTGCTGTCACAAA GCGGTCCTTGCACTTCGAGACGTTTATCATTTCGCCTCGTAGCCGGCGTATGGACCTTGGCGGCTTTTATTTTCGTCCAAGGCTACAACTCGACGCTCTTCACTTACGTTGTGGCTCCAGTGAATCAACCGCTAATCAACTCCGTTTACGACATTGCTGAAAGTTCTGACATCGTTCTACTTGTCAAAAAAGCGGGGACAATCGACACTTTGATTTCG AATTCGAACGCTACAGGTCTATATTCAAAACTGCGTGATAGGGTCAACTCGTTCCCCCATTCCCGATGTACGCTGGTAGCAGACTGTATCCGACTGGTTAACCCCGGATCAAGAAAAGTTTTCATTGAC GCGAATATCTATCACCTAGACGCAATCATAGAAGATTTTCAGAGTACAAAGAAATGTAATTTGCAATTGGCTAGGGATGGTTTCATCAGCATCATTACGACCTTTGCCCTTCCCAAAGGCAGTCCCTTCACCAAAACTATTAGCCAAGG CCTATTGGAGCTCCATCAAACTTGGACTGGGATATATGGTCATTGGAGCTTAATCAAACTA TACTGGGATATATGGTTCCGGCCAATGCCTGGTCAATGCATCGAAAACATTAAAAGCGGATACTCGATGCCCAAGAACAAACATCCACCTCTATCGCTCAAAAACTTGACTGGTGCTTTCCTCGTCCTTTTAATTGGATTGTGCCTATCCTTTTTAGCTTTTCTTGGCGAAAAAGTAGCTATTTTTTATAACTGA
- the LOC116934739 gene encoding 28S ribosomal protein S33, mitochondrial, which produces MTSKFYNYLKLAQTATPYAKRIEQLSSRIFGEVARPTSAKSLKVVDMFSSQPTEQRPDIKNYYPRHVEIHVLMRNLRNYGLFRDEHQDFKEEITRLRELRGKGKPKKGEGKRSKK; this is translated from the exons ATGACTTCAAAATTCTACAACTATTTAAAATTAGCACAAACTGCAACACCATATGCTAAGCGGATCGAACAACTAAGCTCAAGAATATTTGGTGAAGTGGCTAGACCAACATCTGCAAAATCGTTGAAG GTTGTTGATATGTTTAGTTCTCAACCCACTGAACAACGACCAGACATAAAGAACTACTACCCCCGCCATGTTGAGATCCACGTTTTGATGAGAAATCTACGGAATTATGGTTTATTCAG GGATGAGCATCAGGActtcaaagaagaaatcac ACGTCTTCGTGAATTGCGAGGTAAAGGAAAACCCAAAAAAGGTGAAGGCAAACGATCCAAGAAGTGA
- the LOC116930815 gene encoding glycine-rich cell wall structural protein 1.8, with product MPKVNVNTMKCFLLFGLVLIHGTEATKGKGRGGGYGGGMSYGGGGHGGGGYGGGGHGGGGGGYGAAPPPQIIYIPAPQPIIVPAPQPMVHHQPAPRPAPSYGGPSGGHGGGGYGGGQMGGGSYGGSAGGGHRGPQSSGYGGSSGAAPVHVHVHAPAPVAAPVHHAAPMPSYGGGSHGGQAGGYGGAVGGGQGGSQSSGYGGSMGGGHGGHGGPAGYAPGPVAPPPHQAPMPSYGGSVGGGQGEQAGGHGGATGAGHGGQAGGYGGSAGGGHGAGGYGGSVGGGYPSAPVAPPHQPASVASYGPPPQSAGGY from the exons ATGCCCAAG GTTAACGTAAATACCATGAAATGTTTTCTGTTATTCGGATTGGTGCTAATCCATGGCACTGAAGCAACCaaaggaaaaggaagag GCGGAGGTTACGGTGGAGGTATGAGCTACGGCGGCGGAGGACACGGAGGTGGAGGTTATGGCGGCGGTGGGCACGGAGGCG GCGGTGGAGGATACGGTGCTGCACCTCCCCCACAAATAATTTATATCCCTGCCCCTCAGCCTATCATTGTACCGGCTCCTCAACCAATGGTTCATCACCAGCCAGCACCTAGGCCTGCACCTTCTTACGGTGGGCCAAGTGGAGGTCATGGAGGGGGTGGTTATGGCGGAGGTCAGATGGGAGGTGGTTCCTACGGAGGATCAGCAGGAGGTGGACATAGAGGTCCCCAATCTAGCGGTTACGGAGGCTCTTCAGGAGCTGCACCTGTCCACGTACATGTTCACGCTCCTGCTCCGGTCGCTGCACCAGTTCATCACGCGGCTCCGATGCCTTCTTATGGTGGGGGTAGTCACGGAGGACAAGCTGGTGGCTACGGAGGAGCTGTAGGAGGTGGACAGGGGGGTAGTCAGTCCTCTGGCTATGGAGGATCGATGGGTGGTGGACACGGAGGCCATGGAGGACCGGCAGGTTATGCTCCTGGTCCAGTCGCTCCACCACCTCATCAGGCCCCAATGCCTTCTTACGGAGGTTCTGTAGGAGGAGGTCAGGGCGAACAAGCTGGTGGCCATGGAGGTGCAACAGGAGCAGGGCACGGTGGACAAGCTGGTGGATATGGAGGCTCTGCAGGAGGAGGTCATGGAGCTGGTGGTTACGGTGGATCAGTCGGAGGTGGTTATCCTTCTGCCCCGGTAGCCCCACCTCATCAGCCGGCTTCAGTCGCCTCTTACGGCCCTCCACCCCAATCCGCTGGAGGATACTAG
- the LOC116930819 gene encoding uncharacterized protein LOC116930819 isoform X2 codes for MCLQTPLKSNVVKHLECKKKVRVKQTNGAVSVECKIMPDEEMMQSMVMWLRTHSSSVSNTPKIVNFMEETFVYREIQQNKNKFQCASDVLKEYPRYVDVEEGLLDFKRKYPASNPAALNKKFLSKFSSTLVKLVKRKGESIPKCSDECLRSLVLTLQLLPSVNNVKKASFDSKLGRLFLFVKENECISTLAEKKDSTYHKQPFLVVTGTMEHPISFNLVIDKTVIPLGCECSRAFNVLFASFFIFRLEYPKYLDKFFIFFEQFVFEIFLSKNNKISSSNQDFVNVLEHIAGDEAFNS; via the exons atgtgTCTTCAAACTCCATTGAAATCGAACGTGGTGAAACATCTagagtgcaaaaaaaaagtaagagtAAAACAGACGAACGGTGCTGTGTCCGTGGAATGCAAGATTATGCCAGACGAAGAAATGATGCAGTCAATG GTGATGTGGTTAAGGACCCACTCGTCGTCTGTCAGTAACACTCCAAAAATCGTCAATTTCATGGAAGAAACATTCGTCTACCGGGAAAtccagcaaaacaaaaacaagtttcagtGTGCCAGTGACGTTCTTAAAGAATATCCCCGTTACGTTGACGTTGAGGAGGGTTTGTTG GATTTTAAACGAAAGTATCCTGCCAGCAATCCGGCTGccctaaacaaaaaatttttatcaaaattttCATCTACTTTGGTAAAATTGGTCAAAAGGAAGGGAGAATCTATTCCGAAATGCAGTGATG AATGTTTAAGATCCCTGGTATTAACTCTTCAGTTACTGCCAAGTGTCAACAACGTTAAAAAAGCCAGCTTTGACTCAAAACTAGGTCGCCTTTTCCTCTTTGTAAAG GAAAATGAATGCATTTCAACCTTGGCTGAAAAGAAAGATTCTACATACCATAAGCAGCCATTCCTTGTTGTCACCGGGACGATGGAGCACCCTATTTCTTTCAATTTGGTGATTGACAAAACTGTTATTCCTCTAGGATGTGAATGTTCTAGagcatttaatgttttatttgcttcttttttcatttttcgtctTGAATATCCTAAGTATTTAGacaaattcttcatttttttcgaACAGTTTGTTTTCGAGATTTTCTTgagtaaaaataacaaaataagcTCATCAAATCAAGATTTTGTCAACGTCCTCGAACACATTGCAGGCGATGAGGCTTTTAATTCCTGA
- the LOC116930819 gene encoding uncharacterized protein LOC116930819 isoform X1: MCLQTPLKSNVVKHLECKKKVRVKQTNGAVSVECKIMPDEEMMQSMVMWLRTHSSSVSNTPKIVNFMEETFVYREIQQNKNKFQCASDVLKEYPRYVDVEEGLLILQDFKRKYPASNPAALNKKFLSKFSSTLVKLVKRKGESIPKCSDECLRSLVLTLQLLPSVNNVKKASFDSKLGRLFLFVKENECISTLAEKKDSTYHKQPFLVVTGTMEHPISFNLVIDKTVIPLGCECSRAFNVLFASFFIFRLEYPKYLDKFFIFFEQFVFEIFLSKNNKISSSNQDFVNVLEHIAGDEAFNS, translated from the exons atgtgTCTTCAAACTCCATTGAAATCGAACGTGGTGAAACATCTagagtgcaaaaaaaaagtaagagtAAAACAGACGAACGGTGCTGTGTCCGTGGAATGCAAGATTATGCCAGACGAAGAAATGATGCAGTCAATG GTGATGTGGTTAAGGACCCACTCGTCGTCTGTCAGTAACACTCCAAAAATCGTCAATTTCATGGAAGAAACATTCGTCTACCGGGAAAtccagcaaaacaaaaacaagtttcagtGTGCCAGTGACGTTCTTAAAGAATATCCCCGTTACGTTGACGTTGAGGAGGGTTTGTTG atCCTTCAGGATTTTAAACGAAAGTATCCTGCCAGCAATCCGGCTGccctaaacaaaaaatttttatcaaaattttCATCTACTTTGGTAAAATTGGTCAAAAGGAAGGGAGAATCTATTCCGAAATGCAGTGATG AATGTTTAAGATCCCTGGTATTAACTCTTCAGTTACTGCCAAGTGTCAACAACGTTAAAAAAGCCAGCTTTGACTCAAAACTAGGTCGCCTTTTCCTCTTTGTAAAG GAAAATGAATGCATTTCAACCTTGGCTGAAAAGAAAGATTCTACATACCATAAGCAGCCATTCCTTGTTGTCACCGGGACGATGGAGCACCCTATTTCTTTCAATTTGGTGATTGACAAAACTGTTATTCCTCTAGGATGTGAATGTTCTAGagcatttaatgttttatttgcttcttttttcatttttcgtctTGAATATCCTAAGTATTTAGacaaattcttcatttttttcgaACAGTTTGTTTTCGAGATTTTCTTgagtaaaaataacaaaataagcTCATCAAATCAAGATTTTGTCAACGTCCTCGAACACATTGCAGGCGATGAGGCTTTTAATTCCTGA
- the LOC116930556 gene encoding uncharacterized protein LOC116930556, with translation MALGYLYFCYDVICNYSTFAKDVAKLSVGHPNHEDFDRMSTEMTGFLSVFHGRTHVWDCQVIHNGRWKDGAPASLGEEQEQVFAKLSRYGSVTKHMSPASRLDHLTEAIFYHNEEKEQSMVQSLVKRLMKANKKVAEYVKKLQNTLALLGLQEKDLPVILQQLQQSALEKKIQVQLSVL, from the exons ATGGCACTAGGATACTTGTATTTCTGTTATGATGTGATCTGCAACTATTCAACTTTTGCTAAAGATGTTGCTAAGCTATCTGTGGGACATCCGAATCACGAAGATTTCGATCGAATGAGTACAGAAATGACTGGTTTTCTAAGTGTATTTCATGGACGGACCCATGTATGGGATTGTCAG GTTATTCACAATGGAAGATGGAAAGATGGAGCTCCTGCGTCATTAGGAGAAGAGCAGGAACAAGTGTTTGCTAAGTTGTCGAGGTATGGCTCCGTTACCAAACATATGAGCCCAgcat CTCGTCTAGACCACCTTACTGAAGCAATATTTTACCacaacgaagaaaaagaacagaGTATGGTGCAGTCATTAGTAAAGAGGCTTATGAAA GCGAACAAGAAAGTGGCTGAGTATGTAAAGAAATTACAAAACACTTTAGCATTGCTTGGCCTACAAGAAAAAGACCTGCCAGTTATTCTTCAGCAGTTGCAACAATCagctttagaaaaaaaa ATTCAAGTACAGCTCTCGGTCCTATGA